A portion of the Natronococcus sp. AD-5 genome contains these proteins:
- a CDS encoding TIGR03557 family F420-dependent LLM class oxidoreductase yields MAQLGYTLSSEEHGPNELVAIAERAEEAGFDFLSISDHFHPWVSQQGESPFVWSTLGGIANATDEIEVGVGVTCPTIRIHPVNVAHAVATVDEMFGDRFTFGVGTGENLNEHVTGERWPEHDVRLEMLDEAMDVMRKLWTGQTTSHRGEHYTVENARLYTVPDEQPTTIASAFGPQTAEWTAENADGLWCSGPKEKPVEAYEDAGGEGPKYTQLHLCYADSEEEAIDTIHEYWPNGSIPGELGQELPTPAHFEQAAQMVEKEDIAESGTTTSPDPQDHIDSIEQALDAGHDHVYVHQIGPEQDAAIEFYEEEVLPSFDR; encoded by the coding sequence ATGGCACAACTCGGATACACGCTCTCGAGCGAGGAGCACGGACCGAACGAACTCGTCGCCATCGCCGAGCGAGCGGAGGAGGCGGGCTTCGACTTTCTCTCGATCTCGGACCACTTCCACCCGTGGGTCTCCCAGCAGGGAGAGTCGCCGTTCGTCTGGTCGACGCTCGGCGGCATCGCTAACGCGACCGACGAGATCGAGGTCGGCGTCGGCGTCACCTGTCCGACGATCCGAATCCACCCGGTCAACGTCGCCCACGCCGTCGCGACGGTCGACGAGATGTTCGGCGACCGGTTCACCTTCGGCGTCGGCACCGGCGAGAACTTAAACGAACACGTCACCGGCGAGCGCTGGCCAGAACACGACGTTCGCCTCGAGATGCTGGACGAAGCGATGGACGTCATGCGGAAGCTCTGGACCGGCCAGACGACGAGTCACCGCGGCGAGCACTACACGGTCGAGAACGCGCGACTCTACACCGTCCCCGACGAGCAGCCCACGACGATCGCGAGCGCCTTCGGCCCGCAGACGGCCGAGTGGACCGCCGAAAACGCCGACGGGCTCTGGTGTTCCGGGCCGAAGGAGAAGCCGGTCGAGGCCTACGAGGACGCCGGCGGCGAGGGCCCGAAGTACACTCAGCTCCACCTCTGCTACGCCGACAGCGAGGAGGAGGCGATCGACACGATCCACGAGTACTGGCCCAACGGCTCGATTCCCGGCGAACTCGGCCAGGAGCTCCCGACGCCGGCACACTTCGAGCAGGCCGCCCAGATGGTCGAAAAGGAGGACATCGCGGAGTCCGGCACCACGACCAGTCCGGATCCGCAGGACCACATCGACAGCATCGAACAGGCCCTCGACGCCGGACACGATCACGTCTACGTCCACCAGATCGGCCCCGAGCAGGATGCGGCGATCGAGTTCTACGAGGAGGAAGTGCTGCCGTCGTTCGATCGATAA
- a CDS encoding DsbA family protein translates to MNRRSFLTLVAGVGTSSALAGCAALFDASIPGELEDVEPDADQLPTPTVGGGDVAIDVYEDFACPSCQEFEADAFPELEQRLLEPGEATYRHYDFPLPVEDESVPMANAARTVQAATGTDDEPSGRFFKYKRAVMNADDWSDERLADIGEAEIGIDRNIVLDGLEEGTYYPTLAADWNRGDEHGVDRTPTVLVDGEEVDDPLDVDEIVSAVENAA, encoded by the coding sequence ATGAACCGCCGTTCGTTTCTTACGCTGGTTGCCGGAGTCGGCACGTCGTCGGCGCTCGCAGGCTGTGCGGCGCTGTTCGACGCCTCGATTCCCGGCGAACTCGAGGACGTCGAGCCCGACGCCGACCAGCTCCCGACGCCGACGGTCGGCGGGGGCGACGTCGCTATCGACGTCTACGAGGACTTCGCCTGTCCCTCCTGTCAGGAGTTCGAGGCCGACGCGTTCCCCGAACTCGAGCAGCGGCTCCTCGAACCGGGCGAGGCGACGTATCGACACTACGACTTCCCGCTGCCGGTCGAAGACGAGTCGGTTCCGATGGCGAACGCCGCTCGAACGGTCCAGGCCGCGACGGGTACCGACGACGAGCCGAGCGGCCGGTTTTTCAAATACAAGCGGGCGGTGATGAACGCGGACGACTGGAGCGACGAGCGTCTGGCGGACATCGGGGAAGCCGAGATCGGCATCGACCGGAACATCGTCCTCGACGGGCTCGAGGAGGGAACCTACTATCCGACGCTCGCCGCCGACTGGAACCGGGGCGACGAGCACGGCGTCGACCGCACGCCGACCGTGCTGGTCGACGGCGAGGAAGTCGACGATCCCCTCGACGTCGACGAGATCGTCTCGGCCGTCGAAAACGCCGCGTAA
- a CDS encoding aldo/keto reductase, whose translation MEYTTLGNTGTTVSKLCFGTWRFGRETGDLENETDREEAHELLDACRDRGINFIDTANVYGNPDGTSEEWIGEWLEDHDREDFVIASKVYFPFDGWGEPGPNDSGLGRKHIRAQIEGTLERLGTDYLDLYYIHRWDDDTPIEETMSVLTDLVREGKVHYLGASTMAAWKLTKALWTSDVEGLERFDVTQPMVNAAHYDAVGDYLDVCADQDLAVCPYSPLAGGFLTGKYDRAEDGSVEAPDGSRGDFDDVFEDRYATDRAWDVLEAVESVADEVDASPAQVSLRWLMDQDRFTCVPIVGARTTDQLEENVGAVELDLSDEQFERIDSARGDGE comes from the coding sequence ATGGAGTACACCACGCTCGGAAACACCGGCACGACGGTTTCGAAGCTCTGTTTCGGCACCTGGCGATTCGGACGCGAGACCGGCGACCTCGAGAACGAGACCGACCGCGAGGAGGCCCACGAACTGCTCGACGCCTGCCGGGACCGCGGCATCAACTTCATCGACACCGCCAACGTCTACGGCAACCCCGACGGCACCAGCGAGGAGTGGATCGGCGAGTGGCTCGAAGACCACGACCGCGAGGACTTCGTCATCGCCTCGAAGGTCTACTTCCCCTTCGACGGCTGGGGCGAGCCCGGACCGAACGATTCGGGACTCGGACGGAAGCACATCCGCGCCCAGATCGAAGGCACCCTCGAGCGACTCGGCACCGACTACCTCGACCTGTACTACATCCACCGCTGGGACGACGATACCCCGATCGAGGAGACCATGTCGGTCCTGACCGACCTCGTCCGCGAGGGGAAAGTCCACTACCTCGGCGCCTCCACGATGGCCGCCTGGAAGCTCACCAAGGCGCTCTGGACCAGCGACGTCGAGGGACTCGAGCGGTTCGACGTCACCCAGCCGATGGTCAACGCCGCCCACTACGACGCCGTCGGCGACTACCTCGACGTCTGCGCCGACCAGGACCTCGCCGTCTGTCCGTACTCGCCGCTGGCCGGGGGCTTCCTGACCGGCAAGTACGACCGCGCCGAGGACGGGTCGGTCGAGGCGCCGGACGGTTCACGGGGCGACTTCGACGACGTGTTCGAGGATCGGTACGCGACCGACAGGGCCTGGGACGTCCTCGAGGCGGTCGAGTCCGTCGCCGACGAGGTCGACGCGTCGCCGGCGCAGGTGTCCCTCCGCTGGCTCATGGACCAAGACCGCTTTACCTGCGTGCCGATCGTCGGCGCGCGAACGACCGACCAGCTCGAGGAGAACGTCGGCGCCGTCGAACTCGACCTCAGCGACGAGCAGTTCGAGCGGATCGACTCGGCTCGCGGAGACGGCGAGTGA